CTTTCGCGGCAGCTCGGCCTAACCAAGAACACGGGCAAGGATGCGACCGAAGTGGTCAAGAAAGCCGCGCGCAAAGCTGATGTGCCGAGCGAACCGGTCGGCACGGTGCGCGGCGAAGACTTGCTCGACAGTCTCGCCGATGCCCCGCCCGAATCGCACCTGCCGTGCCTTGATGCGGCAATGACTGCGACTGAAATCGGCCCTGAGCTGATCGAACAAAGAGGACAGGACTGGAGCGCCTTCGACATCCCGGCAGTGATGAACAACCCGTTGGAGGTCGCACTCAGCCGCTGCTGGCCATGGACCGATGCGGACGTTGCCAGCGAACTGCGCGGGCAGTGGGTGGATGCGATCAGCGGCGCGGCGGCTGGTGAAGGCACGACGCTGGCGGTCGTTCCGCTACGGACGCTCGCTGAGAACGGCGGGGTGCTGGATGTGCTGCAAATGAGCGGGTTTGAGGTGAAAGGGCCGGAGTGGCGCAAGGAGGGTGACGCGGCACAGGTGTTTCGCAAGGCAACTCAATCACCCTAATCCCTGCTGCTTTCGATTGACTCTATATAAGTGTATTGTATGTATAATACACCATCATTGAGTTTTTGGAAATTAGTATATGGGCCAGATTTTCCGGTTTTTTTTCGGGGCTGTCGTCATCGGCTTTTTAGGTGCTTGCGTTTCGGTCGGCCAGAACGTCGGGCCAAGTGAAAACGCCATGCCTGTGACAAGAGAAAATGCCCGGCTGGCAAGCTGGCTTGGAGCACGGTTCGAACAGCTTGCGGAAGACGAGAATATTCCCGGAATGTCGATCGGTGTGGTGCGGAATGGGGCGAATTCCGCCGTCGTAAATTTGGGGTATCATAATCGTTCTGCACAACAGCCGACCGGATCGAATTCGATTTACCAGATAGCCTCGCTTTCAAAGACGTTGACCGGGGCCATGGTGAACAGTCTGATTGCGCGAGGCCGAATTGATCCGCAGGCATCTGTCGGTAGCTATCTTTCGCCCCTAGTCGATGCCGAAGCCAAAGTGCAGCTCGATATGATTACTGTCGAGAACCTGCTTCAGCATACCGCCGGAATTTCCGAAACAGACTGCTCGGTTTATCGCGAAAGACAGGAAGGCGAGGCGTGGTCACAAGGATATACGCGTGGGCAGCTGGTGACTGATCTTGATGCGCTTGAAATCAATCCGGAAAGAATCGGGAAATTTGCGTATTCCAGCTGCGGTTATGCCGTCTTGGGCCTGGTGGCGGAAGTCGCCGCGAATAAGGGTTTTGCAGCACTGATCGACGAATATATCACTGACGCATACGGTATGAAAGACACAGCAATTTCGCTAAGCGCAAGCCAGTTAAAACGCCTGACCACTCCTTACCGAAAAGATGATCGTGCCATTGCTACCGCTGTTTCCGATATGGGCATGGCTACGCCGGGCAGCGCGATTTATTCAACCATCGATGATTTGATGATCTTCCAGCTTGCCCAGATGCGGGCATATCGCGCGGCGGCATCAGGTGGCAAACCGTCACCGCTGGTTTTGACCCGGCGGATGGCGGACGTGCCGGGAGAGCCGGTAAAATTTGGCTACGGCCTGATCCAGTTGAGCCATCCGAAAGGTATTTTCTATCTGCACGATGGTGATGCCGATGGGTTTGCGTCAGTCTATGTATTTTCACCGGAGCATGATCTGGGATTGACTATCCTGACCACCAGCGGCGGAAAATGGCTTAACGATGCAGCAATCGAGACGATGGTGGAAATGATAGATCGCACCTATCTTTCTGAAGGGGTTCGAGACTGAACGCGAACGCGGTCCCAACCCCCTCAAAAAGGTTGTGCGGCTGTTTTCGATCACCTCTGCAACCCGTTCCGCGCCACTTGCAGTTCCAACCGCTTCACTTCGCGGATGACGCCGAGACGAACGTTATCGCACAGGACACCGTACTTGTCCTCTAGCTGCCTGATCGTCGCACTGTTTTTAGCCGCACGCCGCGTCAGCCCAGAACCTCAGTAAGTACACGGCGCCAATTGTCCCCCATGATCTTGTCGATATCGCTTCTGGTAAAGAAGGGATCCGCTTCAAGCGCTTGCTCAATCAGACGCATCCGGTCGATGTTATTGAGCTCGGGGATGATCACATGTGCTGGAAGCTGCGAGAAGCCCGGTACACCGCTATTGTGAATGGATTGCCACCACTCATGGTACTGCTTTACGCCTTCTGCATTGTTGTTGTTCAATGCCCGCAGTTCTTGCTGCCCGCTCATCGGGTAATCATTGGCAATCGCTGCGGCATCGATCCCTCCAACATTGACCAGATGCCGGAGATTATCGAGATAGTGACTTACGTTCGGCTCAGGGTCGTTGGTCAACCAAAAAGTCATCATGAATATCCCCATGGCTCCTCCTGAATCTGCTACCGCCCGGATCATCTTGTCTGACGCACATCGGGGATTGTCGACGATGGCCCGACAGGCGCCGTGCGAGAGAATAAACGGCGATTGAGTGAGTTGCCCAACGTCCAGTGCTGTTGGTTCCGAACTGTGTGAGACGTCCGGGATGATTTTTAGACGGTTCATTTCGCGCAGACCGTCTTTGCCAAGCGCGGTCAAACCACTTTGCTTGGCCTCTAGCGCGCCGCCTGCAAACAGATTGTCGTGGTGATGCGTGAACTGCAGCACGCGAAGACCCTTGTCGTGGAAATATCCGATCCTGTCGAGATTATCTTCAATCGGTTCGCAAGACTGGAACTGGAGGAAGACCGCCAGCTTGCCCTGCTGGTTAATCTCCGAACCCTTCTTCGCAATGAAGGCCTGCGGATAGGTGCCTTTGGTGGAGCCGATGACAGCATCGATATTCTCGTCGCATGCTTCGAAGGTTCGGATCCACCCTCGCGAACCATCTTCGCGCGTAATCTCGGTTACTTTTGAAGCGTCGATGATAGCTGCATGCAAGCCGGACCGATTCACATCTTCGCTGTCGCCGCGTAAGAAGCTCAACCCGTCTATATAGAGACGGCCGCTGGATGGTGGTTTGATCGGCCCACTGGTTTTGAGCGGGCTACATGCTGCCACCGCCCAAGAGGCACTGGCACCTATCATTGATCGTCTGTCGAGCTTCATGGTTACTTCATCCTTGCGTCGAATGTGGGTCGCCATATCGAAATTTAGCGGCACACTTCGTTTGACATAGATGGTGAGTCGTGGCCATTGCTTTAGGCCGCGACGATTGGAGGTGCCTGGGCCGACGAGGGTGCATTTTGCTTACTTGTCTTTTGGGCCGCGCGCCACTTGCAGTTCCAGTCGCTTCACTTCGCGGATGACGCGGTTGGCTTGCAATGTGGGCCATAGGGTCAGCTTGGTCATGGTGGCGAGGATCAGCAGGGTCGCGGAAGGGATGCCCCAGTGGAGCGCTTCCAGTGTATCGCTCGCGGCGAAAAAGCGCATCGCCATCCAGATTGATGCGCCGAACATGATCAATTGCGCGGCCATCAACAGCCAGCTGATCCAGCCAATCGGGCCGCCAAATACGCCCCAGACCTGTTTGAAATAGCCGGGCTCTTCGCCAATCGCGCCGAGCAACTCGCGTTCCTCTGCATCGAGAGCTTCATCGATCATCCGGTCGAGATCATCTGTAATGTTGGTGCTCATGGTGTTTCTCCTTCTGGATCCAAAATCGCGCGCAGTTTCTTCCGCGCATTCATCAATCTGGTTTTCACCGTTCCCACTGGAACGGCAAGCGCGACGGCGACTTCGGCGACTCGCAGTTCTTCGAAATGGTAAAGCGCGATGGCGGCGCGCTCTCCTGCCGGCAATTGGCGGATCGCTTCGCGCAGCGGGCCAAGATCCGATGGTTCTTCTGGCGCGCAACTGGTTTCGCGCGGCTCGCTTTCAATGGCGGTCATCAGTTGGCGGGTCTTGACCAGCGATCCGATTTCGCGGTTGCAGGTCCGCGACACAATCCGGAAGGCCCAGACCGGAAAGGCTCGTTCTTCGCGCAGTTTCGACAGTCCGCGAATGATTTCGCTCCATGCGCTTTGCACTGCGTCATGCGCCAGTTCGCGGTCACCGGTCAGCCGCCACGCATGGGCGACCAGCTTGGGATGCCAACGGCGCACCAATTGCGTCAGCGCCGACCGGCTTCCCGCACGGGCCTCCGCCACCAGATATTCATCGAGTATCCTGGCGGCACCTGCACTCATCCGTTTGTATCTCCTTCAGGAAGTAAGTGCGGCGCAATGCCGGTTTGGTTCATTCCGGTAGCAATTTATTTTCCCGGCTGCGCGCCGCTCTGGTCGCGCGTGATTGTGCGCGTCGTCAATCTGTAGCATAGGGTCCGTTCGCTTTCGCAACCGACCGAACAGGACGACACTATGCCGCAGATCACCGCCAATGGAATCCAGATCGAATATGAAGATTTTGGCAACCCGGCTCATCCGCCAATGCTGCTGATCATGGGATTTGGCGCGCAATTGACGTTGTGGCCGATCGAACTGGTCGAAGCTTTAGTCGAGCGCGGTTTTAGAGTGATCCGTTATGACAATCGCGATGTCGGCTTGAGCCATAAATTCGACGGGGTGAAAGCGCCCGGGATCATCAAGATGACGATCCTGAACAAGTTCGGGATCACGCCCAAGGTTCCCTACACGCTCGAAGATATGGCCAATGACGGCGTTGGTCTGCTCGAGGCGCTCGGGCTGGAGAAAGCACATATTGTCGGTGCCAGCATGGGCGGCATGATCGCGCAGCATGTCGCGGCCAAACATGCCGACAAGGCGCTAACGCTCACGTCGATCTTTTCGACCACAGGCAATCCCAAACTGCCGGCCGCCAAGAAAGAGGCGATGAAAGTGCTGATCACGCGGCCCGCCAGCATGGAAGAGGATGTGATGGTCGATCACGGCGTGAAACTGGCGCGGACGATTGGCAGCCCCGGCTATCCTGCTGATGAAGAGCGCCTGCGCGACCGGGTGACCACCAGCGTGCGGCGCAATATCTATCCCGAAGGCCCGACACGGCATCTGTCGGCCATTGTGGCCGATGGTGACCGGCGCGAGATGCTGCAGGGCGTGACAGTGCCGACCTTGGTATTGCATGGCGAAGATGACCCACTGGTGCCTGTCGAAGGCGGCCGCGACACTGCCGCAAGCATTCCGGGCGCCAAACTCAAGACATTCCCCGGCTGGGGTCATGATCTGCCCATGGAACTGGTCGAAACCATTGCCGACGCGATCGCAGCGCATGCGAAAACCAATGGCTAGGCCGATGAAGCGGTTGGTCGTCATGGCGGCGGCGTGTTTTGGTATGGGCGTTCCTGCTGCCGCTACGCCGCCCGATGTCATCACCATTGAAGACCGTCTGTTCGGGATCAGCGCTACCCATGCGTTCCTCTTGCGGGAGGCGTCGGACAATTTGGGGTCGCACTATTCGGATCGGCGAGAGACCTTCCTGGTTGCGATTAACCTGACGACTGAGGAAGAAGAACTATGGCCCGTCTATCGCGCCACGCGCTCCACCGATTTCGGTGACAGTGGTGCCGACGACACGCCGGTGATCGAAGTGGATCCGCGCGCCGGGATGATTGATCCTTATGCGGTACTGGAAGAGCGCGGCGGTATGCCCTTGAGCGAGAGGGCTGGAGAAAGCTTTGCCGACCTTATCGACAATGGCCGGTCCATCACAATCACCCGTTCCGATGGTTCGAAATTTATACGCGACAAGGCGAACGCTTTCGGGCGGCTGCAAGCGTCCACTTCGGCGCTGGCGGAGCGTGTCGCAAACACACCAAGACTGGGATCGCGGACCACGCGCCAGTTTTACGATGCCCGCTCGATTATTGCCGACACCTGCCGCTATTCCGCTCTGCCCGGCTCGCATCGTTTCTACACCGCCGAGCCTGTACAACTGGTGCGCATCGCCTGCCATGACGGGGAGGAGATGGAAGTCACCTCGTTGATTCAGGTGGTGAGGGTTGAGGCGCGGCAATCAGCTGAGGCAAAGTAATACTCTGAGGGTATCTGCGTATCGCCCGGCGCTAAGCCTTCGGGACGCTCCCGCACGCTCGCCCGCAACTGTGCGATCATGCCGGACCGATCAATGGGCAATTCGATTCCACTCGCCGTTCAGCATTCACCAGCCCCCAAACCGCTTGCCCATATGATGCAGATTGCGGCCCGCCCGCGAACGAAAATTGCGCATTCCGATTCGATTGAATCAAAGGCCTGAAACCAACTTTTCCCGCGAAATATTTTTTCACGGATTCATTTTAGGGCTTGCGTGTTTGGCAACCCTAGGAGTTCCGCCGCGTCGCTGCGATGCAACAGACTAATACACCCCACATTTTGTGGCAGCCAGCTTGGTTAAATACCATTTACCCTCTTGCGTCTGAGTCCCGCTTGATTCAGTATCTAGTGGTTCGGTTGCAGGTAACACCTACTAGATCGTGTTGTTTTGGCTGTGTGCGGGGATCATGCAGGTGGGGGACGATTCGGTTGAAAACAGTGACCTCCCAAAACCGGGCTGTGGGTAGAAGGGGGATAAGTAATTCACCTTTAGTCCTGCAAAAAATGCTAGGTGGGACGCTTCCCGCCGAATCGAACGGAAGTGGAACATCGGAGCGAGCGCTGCGTTGTTCAAACAGTGAAGACGGGCGGAAAAAATAATGGAATTTAGAACTGGGGACGACGCGGCCATGGGCTTGGAAGATAACGCAGAAGCAACTCTCACCCGTGAAAACAGCGCGCCCGCAAAAACAAAAACGCCTGAACAGGCGGAATCGAAAGCAGCAGTGACAATGGACAAGACAGATGCAGGTTCGGAAGAGCTTGTCGCCGAGAAAGCGGGCGAAGCGCTCACCGAAGCGATGAAAGCCGCTGCGGCTCCGGTCGACGATTCCAAGAAGGTCAATGACCGCCGCTTTACCATCGTGCAAGATGAAAGCCGCGACGCGCTGCTGACCGAATTCGGTAAAGAAACGCTGATCGACCGCTATTTGCTTCCCGGCGAAAGTTTCCAGGATCTGTTCGCGCGTGTGGCCGATGCCTACGCCGATGATCAGGAGCACGCCCAGCGCCTTTATGATTATATCAGCCGTCTGTGGTTTATGCCCGCTACGCCTGTCCTGTCGAATGGCGGCACATCGCGCGGCCTGCCGATCTCTTGCTACTTGAACTCGGTATCCGACAGCCTCGACGGCATTGTCGGCACATGGAATGAGAATGTCTGGCTCGCCTCCAAAGGTGGCGGCATCGGTACGTATTGGGGCAATGTCCGCGGTATTGGCGAGCCGGTTGGCCTGAACGGTAAAACCAGCGGTATCATCCCGTTCGTCCGCGTGATGGACTCTCTGACGCTGGCAATTTCGCAAGGCTCGCTGCGGCGCGGCTCGGCGGCGTGCTACCTTGATGTCTCGCACCCCGAGATTGAGGAATTCCTCGAAATCCGTAAGCCTTCGGGCGATTTCAACCGCAAAGCGCTCAATTTGCACCACGGCGTGCTGCTGACCGACAAATTCATGGAAGCCGTCCGTGCGGGCGAGAAGTTTGAACTGCTCTCTCCAAAAACCGGCGAAGTGCGCGGTGAAGTTGATGCGCGTTCGCTGTTCCAGAAGCTGGTCGAAACTCGCCTCGCAACGGGTGAGCCCTACATCGTGTTCAACGACACGGTGAACCGGATGATGCCCAAGCACCACCGCGATCTCGGCCTCAAAGTGTCTACATCAAACCTGTGCAGCGAAATTACGCTGCCAACGGGTATTGATCACCTTGGCAATGATCGCACTGCGGTCTGCTGCCTGTCCTCGCTCAACCTTGAAAGATGGGATGAGTGGAATGGTGAGAAGGACTTCATCGAAGACGTGATGCGGATGCTCGATAATGTCCTGCAGGATTATATCGACCGCGCGCCCGAAGAAATGGCCCGCGCCAAATATTCGGCCATGCGTGAGCGCTCGGTCGGTCTGGGCGTAATGGGCTTCCACTCTTTCCTCCAACAGAAGCAACTGCCGCTGGAAGGCTCCATGGCGAAAGTCTGGAATCTCAAAATGTTCAAGCACATCAGCGGCAAGGCGGAAGAGGCCAGCATGATGCTCGCCAAGGAACGAGGCCCTTGTCCCGATGCGGAAGAGATGGGCGCGATGGAGCGTTTCAGCTGCAAAATGGCGATTGCGCCAACCGCATCGATCTCGATCATTTGCGGCGGCACCAGCGCCTGCATCGAACCGATCCCTGCCAATATTTACACGCACAAAACGCTTTCGGGCAGCTTCATTGTGAAGAACCCGTATCTGGAAAAAGTGCTGCGCGAGAAGAGCAAGGACTCCACCAATGTGTGGAACTCGATCCTCGAAAATGGCGGCAGCGTTCAACATCTCGACTTCCTCAGCGACGAAGAAAAAGCGATCTTCAAGACCAGCTTCGAAGTCGATCAGCGTTACCTGCTCGAATATGCCGCCGACCGTGCGCCGTTCATCGATCAGGCGCAGAGCCTCAACCTGTTTATCCCGGCTGACGTCGATAAGTGGGACTTGATGATGCTGCACTTCCAGGCATGGGAAAAAGGCATCAAGTCGCTCTATTATCTCCGCTCCAAATCGATCCAGCGCGCCGGTTTTGCCGGCGGTGTAGAAGCGGATAACACCGCTGTCGCACCAGAGATCGCGCTCAAAGCCGAACTTGGCGAACAGCAGACCGATTACGAGGAATGCCTGAGCTGCCAGTAATGTGCTGCCAGTGAGCCAACATCAGTAACAGAGGCATCCTATGACTATCCTAAGCGGCTTGTTTGTATTGCTGGCAATCACTTTCGCGTCGATCGCCGTGGCATTCTTCCGGATGCCGCAATTGGTTGATCCAAAGCTGGGACGTGCGACGGCAATCCTGTTCATCGTTGCAGCGGCTTTGTTTGTGCTGATCGGCTTCATCGGGTTTGGCGGCGGCTGATCTGCGAGAACAATTGCCAAGAGGGGCACACACCGCTTGGCAGCACAGCATTCTTCATGTCTAAGAGCCATCGCTAGTCATTCAGCGCTAGGCGGGGGAGCTTACGCGTGATCGGAATTCTTGGACTATTTCTGGGTATGGGCCTGCTGATCTGGCTGGCTCTGCGCGATGTGAACATCATCTTCGCGTCGGTCATCTGTGCGCTGATCGTCATTGCGACGAACGGGCTGCCTTTTGCCGACAGCATCAACCAGACATTTCTGTTCGGCGATCTGGGTGCCTTCACCTTTGCCGGGCGCTTCTTCTTGCTGTTTGCAGCGGGGGCGATGTTCGGGAAGATCATGAGCGAGAGCCACGCCGCGACCAGCATCGCGATGGCGCTGGTCAATGCGCTGGGCGCGCAGCGGGCGCTGTGGATCACGGTACTGTCCGGAGCGCTCCTTACCTATGGCGGGGTGGTCGTGTTCGTGGTGATCTTCGCGATGTATCCGCTGGGCCTGCGGCTCTTCCAGGCGGCCGATTTGCCCAAGCGCCTGTTCTGCGGCGCGATTGCGCTGGGGGCCGGGACATTCACTCTGACCGCGCTGCCCGGAACGCCATCGATCCATAATGTTATTCCGACGTTGAAGCTGGGCACCGATCTGTTTGCGGCACCGGTGCTCGGCATCTTTGGCGGGGCGATGATGTTTATCCTCGGCATGGCCTATCTCGAGCGCGAACGCCGGATCGCCAAGGCCAATGGCGAAGGCTTTGTCGCGGGACCCAATGACTCGATCCCGAGCATGGAAAGCATTGCCAAGGATGTGCCGCATTGGGGACTTGCGCTGGTTCCGCTCGTGCTCGTGATCGGAACAATCCTCTCGCCGCGACTGGCGACAATCATGGGCGCGAGCCCGGATACGCCGTGGATTGCCTTTGCCAGCAGTCAGCCGGTCCTGTGGCCTTCGATTGCACTGGCTTTGGCAAGTGTGGTGGCGGTGCTGATCTTCGCCACTGCGCGCCGCAATGCGATCCGCATGATGGGGATCGGCACGCAGGATGCGATTATCCCGTTGCTCGCCACATCGGCGGTGATTGGTTTTGGCGGAGTGGTTGCGCAGACTGCCGGGTTCGGAGCCTTCACACAGGCGATTGTCGGCGCTGACCTGCCCCCGCTGGTGTCGATGTTCGCCGCAGCCAGCACGATTTCGGGCATCACCGGATCGTCTTCGGGTGGACTCCAGATATTTATGGCAACCTTCGCCGATGCCTATCTGGCGCTGGGCGTTTCGGCGGAGGAGCTGCACCGGTTGGTGGCGATGGCCAGCGGCGGGTTCGACTCGCTACCGCATTGCGGTGCGGTGATCGTGCTGCTGCAAATCACCCAGCAAACGCATAAGCAGGCTTATAAAGATATTGGTATCGTGACGGTGATTGTGCCGGTGGTTGCGACCTTGCTAACGCTGGGTCTGGCGATGATATTGTGATGGTGGAGGAAGCAGCGATGGGTAGAGCACTTAAACTTTCGGTTCTCACCGGACTTTCGCTCACATTGGCAGCCTGCGCGTCACAAATCGACGCCGGCGTTGCGAAAGAAGCAGGATCGCCCGGTTTCTGGTGGGGTCTGTGGCACGGCTTTATCTTCCCGTGGTCCTTTATCGGCTCGCTCTTCAGCCCCGATATCGCGGTCTATGCCGTCCCCAATCGCGGCGGCTGGTACGATTTCGGGTTTTTCCTCGGTGTCACTGTGCTGGGCGGTGGGTCATTCTTCGGATCGAAGAAAAGGCGCAGCTAGGCCGCCATGATCGAACTTATCTTCCTGACCTGCGCGCTGCTGGCGCTGGCGATCCTCGGCTATGTCTTCTGGGGCGGCGTCGGGCGCAAGCGCAAGAAAATCGGACGTGAGTTCGGCCTGCTCGCCTATGCCGGCGCGGCCTATGTCGCGTGGTTGCTGTTCGAGAAATTGACCTGACCGCCCGCGAATCCCCCCAAGCATCCACCGGCACTCTTGCGCGCTTTGCAACGCAAGCAAAATCTCTCCCCAATTTTGCGAAATAAACTTCACTCTTGCACTCGCATTGCGAGTCTGATTCTGTATGGTTGCATGCTGATCAAAATGTGAAGGACCACAAGATGTCGTTGCTCGAAGCCCGGAAGACCTACAAGCCCTTTGAATATCCATGGGCCTATGAT
This genomic window from Pontixanthobacter aestiaquae contains:
- a CDS encoding serine hydrolase domain-containing protein, producing the protein MGQIFRFFFGAVVIGFLGACVSVGQNVGPSENAMPVTRENARLASWLGARFEQLAEDENIPGMSIGVVRNGANSAVVNLGYHNRSAQQPTGSNSIYQIASLSKTLTGAMVNSLIARGRIDPQASVGSYLSPLVDAEAKVQLDMITVENLLQHTAGISETDCSVYRERQEGEAWSQGYTRGQLVTDLDALEINPERIGKFAYSSCGYAVLGLVAEVAANKGFAALIDEYITDAYGMKDTAISLSASQLKRLTTPYRKDDRAIATAVSDMGMATPGSAIYSTIDDLMIFQLAQMRAYRAAASGGKPSPLVLTRRMADVPGEPVKFGYGLIQLSHPKGIFYLHDGDADGFASVYVFSPEHDLGLTILTTSGGKWLNDAAIETMVEMIDRTYLSEGVRD
- a CDS encoding GntP family permease encodes the protein MIGILGLFLGMGLLIWLALRDVNIIFASVICALIVIATNGLPFADSINQTFLFGDLGAFTFAGRFFLLFAAGAMFGKIMSESHAATSIAMALVNALGAQRALWITVLSGALLTYGGVVVFVVIFAMYPLGLRLFQAADLPKRLFCGAIALGAGTFTLTALPGTPSIHNVIPTLKLGTDLFAAPVLGIFGGAMMFILGMAYLERERRIAKANGEGFVAGPNDSIPSMESIAKDVPHWGLALVPLVLVIGTILSPRLATIMGASPDTPWIAFASSQPVLWPSIALALASVVAVLIFATARRNAIRMMGIGTQDAIIPLLATSAVIGFGGVVAQTAGFGAFTQAIVGADLPPLVSMFAAASTISGITGSSSGGLQIFMATFADAYLALGVSAEELHRLVAMASGGFDSLPHCGAVIVLLQITQQTHKQAYKDIGIVTVIVPVVATLLTLGLAMIL
- a CDS encoding RNA polymerase sigma factor encodes the protein MSAGAARILDEYLVAEARAGSRSALTQLVRRWHPKLVAHAWRLTGDRELAHDAVQSAWSEIIRGLSKLREERAFPVWAFRIVSRTCNREIGSLVKTRQLMTAIESEPRETSCAPEEPSDLGPLREAIRQLPAGERAAIALYHFEELRVAEVAVALAVPVGTVKTRLMNARKKLRAILDPEGETP
- a CDS encoding membrane dipeptidase gives rise to the protein MKLDRRSMIGASASWAVAACSPLKTSGPIKPPSSGRLYIDGLSFLRGDSEDVNRSGLHAAIIDASKVTEITREDGSRGWIRTFEACDENIDAVIGSTKGTYPQAFIAKKGSEINQQGKLAVFLQFQSCEPIEDNLDRIGYFHDKGLRVLQFTHHHDNLFAGGALEAKQSGLTALGKDGLREMNRLKIIPDVSHSSEPTALDVGQLTQSPFILSHGACRAIVDNPRCASDKMIRAVADSGGAMGIFMMTFWLTNDPEPNVSHYLDNLRHLVNVGGIDAAAIANDYPMSGQQELRALNNNNAEGVKQYHEWWQSIHNSGVPGFSQLPAHVIIPELNNIDRMRLIEQALEADPFFTRSDIDKIMGDNWRRVLTEVLG
- a CDS encoding alpha/beta fold hydrolase yields the protein MPQITANGIQIEYEDFGNPAHPPMLLIMGFGAQLTLWPIELVEALVERGFRVIRYDNRDVGLSHKFDGVKAPGIIKMTILNKFGITPKVPYTLEDMANDGVGLLEALGLEKAHIVGASMGGMIAQHVAAKHADKALTLTSIFSTTGNPKLPAAKKEAMKVLITRPASMEEDVMVDHGVKLARTIGSPGYPADEERLRDRVTTSVRRNIYPEGPTRHLSAIVADGDRREMLQGVTVPTLVLHGEDDPLVPVEGGRDTAASIPGAKLKTFPGWGHDLPMELVETIADAIAAHAKTNG
- a CDS encoding ribonucleoside-diphosphate reductase subunit alpha, with the translated sequence MEFRTGDDAAMGLEDNAEATLTRENSAPAKTKTPEQAESKAAVTMDKTDAGSEELVAEKAGEALTEAMKAAAAPVDDSKKVNDRRFTIVQDESRDALLTEFGKETLIDRYLLPGESFQDLFARVADAYADDQEHAQRLYDYISRLWFMPATPVLSNGGTSRGLPISCYLNSVSDSLDGIVGTWNENVWLASKGGGIGTYWGNVRGIGEPVGLNGKTSGIIPFVRVMDSLTLAISQGSLRRGSAACYLDVSHPEIEEFLEIRKPSGDFNRKALNLHHGVLLTDKFMEAVRAGEKFELLSPKTGEVRGEVDARSLFQKLVETRLATGEPYIVFNDTVNRMMPKHHRDLGLKVSTSNLCSEITLPTGIDHLGNDRTAVCCLSSLNLERWDEWNGEKDFIEDVMRMLDNVLQDYIDRAPEEMARAKYSAMRERSVGLGVMGFHSFLQQKQLPLEGSMAKVWNLKMFKHISGKAEEASMMLAKERGPCPDAEEMGAMERFSCKMAIAPTASISIICGGTSACIEPIPANIYTHKTLSGSFIVKNPYLEKVLREKSKDSTNVWNSILENGGSVQHLDFLSDEEKAIFKTSFEVDQRYLLEYAADRAPFIDQAQSLNLFIPADVDKWDLMMLHFQAWEKGIKSLYYLRSKSIQRAGFAGGVEADNTAVAPEIALKAELGEQQTDYEECLSCQ
- a CDS encoding DUF6768 family protein, with the protein product MSTNITDDLDRMIDEALDAEERELLGAIGEEPGYFKQVWGVFGGPIGWISWLLMAAQLIMFGASIWMAMRFFAASDTLEALHWGIPSATLLILATMTKLTLWPTLQANRVIREVKRLELQVARGPKDK
- a CDS encoding TraB/GumN family protein — translated: MHLLVLLAAAGLAGGAVVAQDATRNDAAANEIVVTAQLSGAPMWTITTARGAVILVGEIREVPKSTPWFPGRLERATQNADRVILGIKPKISPGDMLRLIFAGGKITKLPKGTAANDYLDADRRARLAALETRYNKDYSRRSFLMTSFDLLSRQLGLTKNTGKDATEVVKKAARKADVPSEPVGTVRGEDLLDSLADAPPESHLPCLDAAMTATEIGPELIEQRGQDWSAFDIPAVMNNPLEVALSRCWPWTDADVASELRGQWVDAISGAAAGEGTTLAVVPLRTLAENGGVLDVLQMSGFEVKGPEWRKEGDAAQVFRKATQSP